The Lycium barbarum isolate Lr01 chromosome 12, ASM1917538v2, whole genome shotgun sequence genome includes a region encoding these proteins:
- the LOC132621520 gene encoding uncharacterized protein LOC132621520, with protein MDALSTEDSITKSAKLISKRKRKTARKRANKKERQQNLDQMLKNLEAPKNEESSIEDVANLENSDAQMLPLGHLKIQRESTTTLLEKSPVKKKKRSVMKALNKKVDPCSMDQNSVPSNPSVLDSKHGEVENGLLNPNITIEDVASLANSDAQLLPRGHLGIQTELTTTLLEKSPGKKKRLKKRMKALKKKVDPGSTGLNNVPSNPSLLDNKHGDVENGLLNPNISIKDVASLDNSDAQLLPLGHLEIQTELTTTLLEKSPGKKKRLKKRMKALKKKVDPCSTGLNNVPSNPIMLDNKHEEVENFLLNPNIFIEDVANLENSDAQLLPRGHLEIQTEVTTTLLEKSPGKKKRLKKQMKALKKKVDPCSTGLNNVPSNPSLLDNKYGEVENGLLNPNISIKDVASLHNSNAQLLPLGHLEIQTEGATTLLEKSSVKGKKKRKRKKKTSVMKALSKEVDPCSMDQTNVPSNNKHGEVENGLLNPNISFEDVTSLENSDAQLLPLGPKGDDVKVANGAMEGEVSLFEAGRISPESCSERTRLTHNSELIMHVHATPTRPGDFCMMKGPCLRRKLLILDVNGLLADVVNPPPKDCNPDACFWRRAIFKRPYCNDFLKFCFERFDVGIWSSRSKKIVVKVVDYLLGNLKHKLLFCWDMSHSTQTMFKTLENKHKPLVCKELSKVWDRYDPNLPWERGDYDESNTLLLDDSPYKALLNPAHTAIFPHSYTFKAENDNSLGPGGDLRIYLEELLKAEHVQKYVEQHPFGQRAIDQTSSDWNFYFDVLSSLRGQSG; from the exons ATGGACGCACTTTCAACTGAAGATTCTATTACTAAGAGTGCAAAATTGATATCAAAGAGGAAGAGAAAAACAGCGAGGAAGAGGGCTAACAAAAAGGAAAGACAGCAAAATTTGGATCAAATGCTTAAAAATCTGGAGGCTCCTAAAAATGAAGAAAGTTCCATCGAAGACGTGGCTAATTTAGAGAATTCTGATGCACAAATGCTTCCTCTAGGACATCTAAAAATACAAAGAGAATCGACGACAACTCTTTTGGAAAAGAGTCCtgttaagaaaaagaaaagaagtgtGATGAAGGCGTTGAACAAAAAGGTTGACCCTTGTAGCATGGATCAGAACAGTGTTCCCTCAAATCCAAGCGTGTTGGATAGCAAGCATGGAGAAGTAGAAAATGGTCTACTCAATCCTAATATTACCATTGAAGATGTGGCTAGTTTAGCGAATTCTGATGCACAATTGCTTCCTCGAGGACATCTAGGAATACAAACAGAATTGACCACAACTCTTTTGGAAAAGAGTCCAGGTAAGAAAAAGAGATTGAAGAAACGAATGAAGGCATTGAAAAAAAAGGTTGACCCAGGTAGCACGGGTCTGAACAATGTTCCCTCAAATCCAAGCCTGCTGGATAACAAGCATGGAGATGTAGAAAATGGTCTACTCAATCCAAATATTTCCATTAAAGACGTGGCTAGTTTAGACAATTCTGATGCACAATTGCTTCCTCTAGGGCATCTAGAAATACAAACAGAACTGACCACAACTCTTTTGGAAAAGAGTCCAGGTAAGAAAAAGAGATTGAAGAAACGAATGAAGgcattgaaaaaaaaagttgacccaTGTAGCACGGGTCTGAACAATGTTCCCTCAAATCCAATCATGCTGGATAACAAGCATGAAGAAGTAGAAAATTTTCTACTCAATCCTAATATTTTCATTGAAGATGTGGCTAATTTAGAGAATTCTGATGCACAATTGCTTCCTCGAGGACATCTAGAAATACAAACAGAAGTGACCACAACTCTTTTGGAAAAGAGTCCAGGTAAGAAAAAGAGATTGAAGAAACAAATGAAGGCATTGAAAAAAAAGGTTGACCCATGTAGCACGGGTCTGAACAATGTTCCCTCAAATCCAAGCCTGCTGGATAACAAGTATGGAGAAGTAGAAAATGGTCTACTCAATCCAAATATTTCCATTAAAGACGTGGCTAGTTTACACAATTCTAATGCACAATTGCTTCCTCTAGGGCATCTAGAAATACAAACAGAAGGGGCCACAACTCTTTTGGAAAAGAGTTCTGTTAagggaaagaaaaagagaaagagaaagaagaaaacaaGTGTGATGAAGGCGTTGAGCAAAGAGGTTGACCCTTGTAGCATGGATCAGACCAATGTTCCCTCAAATAACAAGCATGGAGAAGTAGAAAATGGTCTACTCAATCCAAATATTTCCTTTGAAGATGTGACTAGTTTAGAGAATTCTGATGCGCAATTGCTTCCTTTAGGACCTAAAGGAGATGATGTTAAGGTTGCAAATGGCGCAATGGAAGGAGAAGTTTCATTATTTGAAGCTGGAAGAATTTCGCCAGAAAGCTGTAGTGAAAGGACTCGACTCACTCACAATTCAGAGTTAATCATGCATGTTCATGCGACTCCCACCAGGCCAGGTGATTTCTGCATGATGAAGGGTCCTTGTTTGAGGAGAAAACTTCTCATCCTTGATGTTAATGGACTACTTGCTGATGTAGTCAATCCACCACCAAAAGACTGTAATCCAGATGCTTGTTTCTGGAGACGGGCAA TATTCAAGAGACCCTACTGTAATGATTTTCTGAAATTTTGCTTTGAAAGATTTGACGTGGGCATCTGGTCTTCTAGATCCAA GAAGATCGTTGTTAAAGTGGTTGATTATTTATTGGGAAACCTGAAGCACAAGTTGTTATTTTGTTGG GATATGTCGCATAGCACTCAGACAATGTTCAAGACACTTGAGAACAAGCATAAGCCCTTGGTTTGCAAGGAGCTGAGCAAGGTGTGGGACAGATATGATCCCAATCTACCCTGGGAAAGAGGGGATTATGATGAATCAAATACTTTACTATTGGATGATTCTCCCTACAAGGCCTTGCTAAATCCT GCGCACACTGCAATATTTCCTCATTCTTACACCTTCAAGGCCGAGAATGATAATTCACTAG GCCCTGGAGGTGATTTACGAATTTATTTGGAAGAATTATTGAAAGCCGAACATGTACAGAAATACGTAGAGCAACATCCATTTGGTCAGCGGGCAATTGATCAGACAAGCTCAGACTGGAACTTCTACTTTGATGTTCTTTCCAGTCTGCGTGGTCAATCAGGCTAA